From a region of the Cognatiyoonia koreensis genome:
- a CDS encoding class I SAM-dependent DNA methyltransferase: MAVYSDWAESYDADLAKRGYHTPQRVAQALRTQMSEDGPVLDFGCGTGLSGKALNSLGFDPIHGVDITAEMAEQARAKNIYERVWVGTPGQPPCPAGSYKAIVATGVISLGAAPPESLSIVLASLSSGNLLAFSFNDPTLEDGRYDAVLSKLVSDGALTILSREHGPHLDDMKMGADVIVARRN; the protein is encoded by the coding sequence ATGGCGGTCTATAGTGATTGGGCCGAAAGCTATGACGCTGACCTTGCGAAGCGCGGCTATCATACTCCGCAGCGCGTCGCGCAGGCCCTTCGCACCCAGATGTCAGAGGACGGACCGGTTCTCGATTTCGGATGCGGGACGGGACTATCCGGTAAGGCGCTGAATAGTCTGGGATTTGACCCAATACACGGGGTTGATATTACTGCGGAAATGGCTGAACAAGCCCGTGCGAAGAATATCTATGAAAGGGTCTGGGTCGGAACACCGGGGCAACCGCCCTGCCCGGCTGGCTCGTACAAGGCGATTGTCGCGACAGGTGTTATTAGCCTAGGTGCCGCGCCGCCCGAATCGCTTTCCATAGTTCTAGCGAGCCTGTCTTCAGGTAACCTTCTTGCGTTTTCCTTCAACGATCCTACACTCGAAGATGGAAGGTACGATGCCGTACTTTCGAAGCTCGTTTCCGATGGCGCGCTGACAATCCTGTCGCGAGAGCATGGTCCACACCTTGATGATATGAAGATGGGTGCTGACGTTATCGTCGCCCGACGGAACTGA
- the gluQRS gene encoding tRNA glutamyl-Q(34) synthetase GluQRS encodes MITRFAPSPTGPLHLGHAYSALLAHDMAMVASGTFLLRIEDIDQSRSRPEWAAQIYDDLTWLGLSWPEPVMRQSERANEYKAALERLWSLDLLYPCTCSRRDVQDALGAPQEGAPLHGPDGLIYPGTCRDRSKQAAMPDAVLRLDMSKAARKISFIEEVGIAKKHTFLPETLITSIGDVVLARRDMGTSYHLSVVVDDAEQQVSHVVRGKDLAPATPIHVLLQSLLGLPTPVYHHHKLIRDEAGKRLAKRDDARAITKYRDAGVTPEGIRELLNLPPR; translated from the coding sequence ATGATTACGCGATTTGCGCCTTCCCCAACGGGTCCACTCCACCTTGGTCATGCTTATTCCGCTCTGCTTGCGCATGACATGGCAATGGTCGCCAGTGGCACTTTTCTTTTAAGGATTGAAGACATCGACCAAAGCCGGTCCCGCCCGGAATGGGCAGCGCAGATTTACGACGATCTGACATGGCTTGGCCTAAGTTGGCCCGAACCTGTCATGCGGCAATCAGAGCGTGCAAATGAATACAAGGCAGCACTGGAGAGGCTGTGGAGTTTGGACCTTCTCTACCCATGCACATGTTCGCGCCGCGATGTTCAAGACGCTCTTGGGGCACCGCAAGAAGGTGCCCCGCTGCATGGACCCGATGGGTTGATCTACCCTGGGACATGCCGGGATAGGTCGAAGCAAGCCGCGATGCCAGATGCTGTGTTGCGTCTTGATATGTCAAAAGCGGCTCGCAAGATTAGCTTCATTGAAGAAGTAGGCATCGCAAAGAAACACACGTTTTTGCCGGAGACGCTGATTACTTCAATCGGCGACGTTGTACTGGCCCGGCGGGACATGGGCACTTCGTACCATCTCTCCGTAGTCGTTGATGATGCGGAGCAGCAAGTATCGCACGTTGTCCGCGGGAAAGATCTAGCGCCTGCGACACCAATTCACGTCTTACTGCAGTCCCTTCTCGGATTGCCGACCCCAGTTTATCACCATCACAAGCTGATCCGTGATGAGGCTGGAAAGCGTCTTGCAAAACGCGATGACGCGCGGGCAATCACGAAATATCGCGATGCCGGTGTCACACCAGAAGGTATCAGGGAGCTTCTGAATCTTCCGCCACGGTGA
- the hisI gene encoding phosphoribosyl-AMP cyclohydrolase, which produces MAFDTASLKFNSNGLIPAIAQDANSGEVLMMAWMNADSISKTLESGQVTYWSRSRQEYWVKGATSGNTQTLVDLRIDCDRDCLLIEVKQEGPACHTGRRTCFFTAVRNGNEVEIVTVAEDSEAP; this is translated from the coding sequence ATGGCCTTCGATACAGCGTCGCTCAAGTTCAATTCCAACGGACTGATTCCCGCAATTGCGCAAGACGCCAACTCCGGTGAAGTTCTCATGATGGCATGGATGAATGCTGACAGCATTTCAAAGACGCTCGAAAGCGGGCAGGTGACCTATTGGTCTAGATCGAGACAAGAATATTGGGTAAAGGGGGCGACTAGCGGCAACACTCAAACCCTTGTTGATCTCCGCATCGATTGTGACCGCGATTGCCTGCTGATCGAAGTCAAACAAGAAGGTCCGGCTTGCCATACCGGTCGCCGCACCTGCTTCTTTACGGCTGTTCGAAACGGGAACGAAGTTGAAATCGTCACCGTGGCGGAAGATTCAGAAGCTCCCTGA
- a CDS encoding iron-sulfur cluster assembly scaffold protein, whose product MSLETDLMKLYSQRILELAADIPHVGRLPAPDASVKKRSPLCGSTVTVDINVADGKISEYSQDVKACALGQAAASVIGANVVGLDAPAVRKGRDQLFAMLKEDGPVPDAPFNGLEVLLPAKDYKNRHASIMLALDATVEALDAID is encoded by the coding sequence ATGTCGCTCGAAACCGACCTGATGAAACTCTATTCCCAGCGAATTCTCGAACTCGCTGCAGACATTCCGCATGTCGGTCGTTTGCCAGCACCAGATGCTTCGGTCAAGAAACGCTCTCCACTTTGCGGATCGACGGTGACTGTCGATATTAATGTCGCCGATGGAAAAATCAGCGAATACTCTCAGGATGTCAAAGCGTGTGCACTTGGTCAGGCTGCTGCATCAGTTATCGGTGCGAATGTCGTCGGGCTGGACGCTCCTGCTGTGCGCAAGGGGCGCGATCAGCTCTTTGCAATGTTGAAAGAAGACGGACCGGTGCCTGACGCGCCATTCAACGGACTTGAAGTTCTTTTGCCAGCGAAGGATTACAAGAACCGTCATGCATCAATAATGCTCGCGCTTGATGCGACCGTCGAAGCACTTGACGCAATCGACTGA
- the recG gene encoding ATP-dependent DNA helicase RecG translates to MTGRPESLFPLFGAMTALDGVGPKIAQIFQSIHIEKPRDLLLTLPHSGVDRHQRSSIRDIVPPAVATVAVTVQDHIPNTTKGRPYRINVSDAETSFQLVFFHARADYLKKLLPTGQKRLVSGRVELFDGLAQMVHPDHILELNAAQNIPEFEPIYPLTAGITQKTMFKATRSALALVPNLPEWIDPPLKQREVWPDWHVALQSAHEPLATTDLSPHAQARARLAYDELLAHQLTLALARAKVRRAKGTASKATGKLQKTVLDELPYTPTGAQTRAIREILDDLATPLRMNRLLQGDVGAGKTLVALMALLGVVEAGGQGVMMAPTEILARQHLDGLRPSAEKAGVVVDILTGRDKGADRQKKLKALIDGDIQILVGTHAVFQKDVFFKDLRLAVVDEQHRFGVAQRMELGAKGHAVDVLVMTATPIPRSLALAQYGDMDVSILDEKPPGRTPVKTALISTERMDEVIAKLRRAVEEGKQAYWVCPLVEESEVSDMTAAEERFKSLRAALGEDVVGLVHGQMPPAEKDAAMARFIAGETSVLVATTVIEVGVDVPNASIMMIERAESFGLAQLHQLRGRVGRGSAASTCLLIYQAPLTDGGRRRLEILRETEDGFRISEEDLAMRGAGDVIGTAQSGLPRFRIADLERQADLMKLAQSDARKLLNDDPSLSTPRGEAARTLLWLMEQEKAIRLISVG, encoded by the coding sequence ATGACCGGCCGGCCGGAGTCGCTATTTCCGCTGTTCGGGGCGATGACGGCGCTTGATGGAGTCGGGCCGAAAATCGCACAGATATTCCAGTCCATCCACATCGAAAAACCGCGTGACCTATTGCTAACCCTACCGCATAGCGGTGTTGATCGACATCAGCGAAGCTCTATTAGGGACATCGTACCGCCTGCCGTCGCGACGGTTGCGGTCACAGTGCAAGACCATATCCCCAATACAACAAAGGGTCGTCCGTACCGGATCAATGTAAGCGATGCTGAAACAAGCTTTCAGCTTGTCTTTTTCCATGCCCGTGCAGACTACTTGAAAAAACTGCTTCCCACGGGGCAGAAACGGCTTGTTTCAGGCAGAGTCGAATTGTTTGATGGCCTCGCGCAGATGGTTCATCCGGATCACATTCTTGAATTAAACGCCGCGCAAAACATCCCGGAATTCGAACCTATTTACCCCCTGACGGCAGGCATCACGCAAAAGACCATGTTCAAGGCGACCCGGTCTGCCCTTGCGCTTGTACCAAACCTGCCCGAGTGGATCGACCCACCGCTCAAGCAACGTGAGGTGTGGCCTGATTGGCATGTTGCGCTGCAATCAGCCCATGAACCGCTGGCAACGACCGATCTGTCGCCGCATGCTCAAGCACGCGCGCGGTTGGCCTATGATGAACTATTGGCGCATCAGCTGACCCTTGCACTTGCCCGCGCGAAAGTACGTCGTGCAAAAGGCACTGCTTCCAAGGCAACTGGAAAGCTACAAAAAACCGTCTTGGATGAATTGCCATACACGCCTACAGGCGCGCAGACCCGCGCAATCCGGGAAATTTTGGATGATTTGGCAACTCCGTTGCGAATGAACCGTCTTCTGCAAGGCGATGTCGGCGCGGGCAAAACACTCGTCGCTTTGATGGCGCTTCTCGGTGTGGTCGAGGCAGGAGGGCAAGGTGTAATGATGGCCCCGACCGAAATTCTGGCGCGACAGCACCTTGATGGTCTGCGACCATCCGCTGAAAAGGCTGGTGTCGTTGTGGACATCCTGACCGGGCGTGACAAAGGGGCAGATCGTCAAAAAAAACTGAAAGCGCTGATTGACGGCGATATTCAAATTCTCGTTGGCACGCACGCGGTATTTCAGAAAGATGTGTTCTTCAAAGACTTACGCCTTGCCGTGGTTGACGAGCAACATCGCTTCGGCGTCGCGCAACGCATGGAGCTTGGGGCGAAAGGACATGCGGTAGATGTGCTGGTCATGACAGCGACGCCTATTCCGCGTTCTCTGGCCCTGGCCCAGTACGGCGACATGGATGTTTCCATCCTTGACGAAAAACCACCCGGCAGGACCCCTGTGAAAACAGCGTTGATATCAACTGAAAGGATGGACGAGGTAATCGCGAAACTGCGCCGTGCGGTGGAGGAGGGCAAGCAAGCCTATTGGGTTTGTCCGCTCGTCGAGGAAAGCGAAGTCAGCGACATGACTGCGGCAGAAGAACGGTTCAAGAGCTTGCGCGCTGCACTCGGCGAAGATGTTGTCGGCCTTGTTCACGGCCAGATGCCACCCGCTGAAAAGGATGCAGCAATGGCAAGATTCATCGCCGGGGAAACCTCTGTTTTGGTTGCGACGACGGTAATTGAGGTTGGTGTCGATGTGCCAAACGCCTCTATCATGATGATCGAACGTGCAGAAAGTTTTGGTCTGGCACAGTTGCATCAATTGCGAGGTCGCGTCGGCCGCGGATCTGCGGCGTCTACCTGCTTGCTGATCTATCAAGCCCCGCTGACCGACGGTGGTCGGCGGAGATTAGAAATCTTGCGTGAAACTGAGGACGGCTTCCGTATTTCCGAGGAAGACCTGGCGATGCGTGGGGCAGGGGATGTGATCGGTACCGCACAGTCTGGCTTACCTCGGTTCCGGATCGCGGACCTTGAACGACAGGCCGACCTCATGAAACTTGCGCAAAGCGATGCCCGTAAACTCTTAAATGATGACCCATCACTTTCGACACCTCGAGGCGAAGCGGCGCGCACCTTGCTTTGGTTAATGGAGCAAGAGAAGGCTATTCGTTTAATTTCAGTGGGTTAA